One window from the genome of Breoghania sp. L-A4 encodes:
- a CDS encoding DUF2177 family protein: MLQYFIAYTLTALVFLGIDFLWLSRVAKTFYFSRLGDLLLDSPRMGAAAAFYAVYVVGIVIFAVAPALRAESVGPALIYGALFGFFTYATYDMTNYATLKNWPVSIVIVDIVWGTCLTAVSATIGYWATRLVVHGG; this comes from the coding sequence ATGCTTCAGTATTTCATCGCATACACTCTGACGGCGCTTGTTTTCCTCGGGATCGATTTCCTGTGGTTGTCCCGCGTGGCCAAGACCTTCTATTTCTCACGCCTGGGCGATCTGCTGCTCGACTCGCCGCGGATGGGCGCCGCCGCGGCGTTCTATGCGGTCTATGTGGTGGGCATCGTCATCTTCGCGGTTGCCCCGGCCCTGCGCGCGGAATCGGTTGGCCCGGCTCTGATTTACGGGGCGCTGTTCGGCTTTTTCACCTATGCGACCTATGACATGACCAACTACGCCACGCTCAAAAACTGGCCGGTCTCCATTGTTATCGTCGATATCGTGTGGGGGACCTGCCTGACCGCGGTCTCGGCCACGATCGGCTATTGGGCGACGCGGCTTGTCGTGCACGGCGGATAG
- the cynS gene encoding cyanase translates to MKKIDVTEMIFEKKKTAGVSWASMAEAIGMSEVFTTSACLGMNSLPREKADLLVGYLGLPQEAAVVLAEYPTKIFPQTIPTDPCIYRFYEIMGVYGDTLKELIQEKGGDGIMSAIDFDMSVEKIPNPKGDRIEVKMSGKFLPYNAW, encoded by the coding sequence ATGAAGAAGATCGACGTCACCGAGATGATTTTCGAGAAGAAGAAGACCGCCGGCGTGAGCTGGGCGAGCATGGCCGAGGCCATCGGCATGTCGGAAGTGTTCACCACCTCGGCGTGCCTGGGCATGAACTCGCTGCCGCGGGAAAAGGCTGACCTGCTGGTGGGTTACCTCGGCCTGCCGCAGGAAGCGGCCGTTGTTCTGGCCGAATATCCGACCAAGATATTCCCTCAGACGATCCCCACCGATCCGTGCATCTATCGCTTTTACGAGATCATGGGCGTTTACGGCGACACGCTGAAGGAACTGATCCAGGAGAAGGGCGGCGACGGCATCATGAGCGCCATCGATTTCGACATGAGCGTCGAAAAGATCCCGAATCCGAAGGGCGATCGCATCGAAGTGAAGATGAGCGGCAAGTTCCTGCCCTACAACGCCTGGTAG
- a CDS encoding FAD-dependent oxidoreductase, whose amino-acid sequence MSTQKIAVIGSGISGLSAAWLLSRRHQVTLYEAGDHLGGHANTVDVDTPQGPIAVDTGFIVFNERNYPNLVALYEHLGVASNETEMSFALSFNGGAYEYAGAGLGGFFGQRRNLARPTHWRLLRDISRFFETAQRAVSACAPDMTLGAFLASEGYSETFVDDHIVPMGAAIWSTSMTEMLAFPARSFVDFYANHGMLQFKDRPNWRTVAGGSRNYVQRLVEDGDFEIQRGNAAKRIVRHPGFVHVVDGRGAIRPFDQVVMATHADQALALIENPDPLEQNLLGAFSYQANRTVLHRDVRWMPRRKRLWSSWNYLKRDSGAESELCVTYWMSRLQGLPAHTNLFVTLNPYDEIHPKTVEREYSYDHPVFDTTAMTAQKDLWALQGQRRTWFCGSYFGFGFHEDGIQSGLAVAEDLGGLQRPWQVPNASGRIAAQRPATIEAAE is encoded by the coding sequence ATGAGCACTCAGAAGATCGCCGTCATCGGTTCGGGAATATCGGGCCTGTCAGCCGCATGGCTGCTTTCCAGGCGCCATCAGGTGACGCTTTACGAGGCCGGAGACCATCTCGGCGGCCACGCCAACACCGTGGACGTGGACACACCGCAAGGCCCCATCGCGGTGGACACGGGGTTCATCGTCTTCAACGAGCGCAACTATCCCAATCTCGTTGCCCTGTACGAGCACCTCGGCGTCGCCAGCAACGAGACCGAGATGAGCTTTGCCTTGTCGTTCAACGGCGGGGCCTACGAATACGCGGGCGCCGGGCTGGGCGGCTTCTTCGGACAGCGCCGTAATCTCGCCCGTCCGACGCACTGGCGCCTGTTGCGCGACATTTCCCGCTTTTTCGAAACCGCCCAGCGGGCGGTGTCGGCCTGCGCCCCCGACATGACGCTTGGCGCCTTCCTGGCATCAGAGGGTTATTCGGAAACCTTTGTCGACGACCACATCGTTCCGATGGGGGCCGCCATATGGTCGACCTCCATGACGGAGATGCTCGCCTTCCCGGCGCGCAGCTTTGTCGACTTCTATGCCAACCACGGCATGCTGCAGTTCAAGGATCGCCCGAACTGGCGAACTGTCGCAGGCGGCAGCAGAAACTATGTGCAGCGCTTGGTCGAAGACGGCGATTTCGAGATCCAGCGCGGCAATGCGGCCAAGCGGATCGTCCGGCATCCCGGATTTGTGCATGTGGTGGATGGACGAGGCGCGATCCGGCCGTTTGATCAGGTGGTGATGGCGACGCATGCGGATCAGGCGCTGGCGCTGATCGAGAACCCCGATCCGCTCGAGCAAAATCTTCTCGGAGCGTTTTCCTATCAGGCCAACCGCACCGTTCTGCACCGCGACGTCCGCTGGATGCCGCGCCGCAAACGGCTGTGGTCGAGCTGGAACTACCTCAAACGCGACAGCGGCGCGGAAAGCGAGCTGTGCGTCACCTACTGGATGAGCCGCCTGCAGGGCCTGCCGGCGCACACCAATCTGTTCGTGACGCTCAATCCTTATGACGAGATCCATCCCAAGACGGTGGAACGCGAGTATTCCTACGACCATCCGGTGTTCGACACCACGGCCATGACGGCGCAAAAGGACCTGTGGGCCTTGCAGGGCCAGCGGCGAACGTGGTTCTGCGGAAGTTATTTCGGCTTCGGCTTCCATGAAGACGGCATTCAGAGCGGCCTGGCCGTGGCCGAGGACCTGGGCGGCTTGCAGCGGCCGTGGCAGGTCCCGAACGCCTCGGGCCGTATTGCCGCCCAGCGTCCGGCCACCATCGAGGCGGCGGAATGA
- a CDS encoding ChrR family anti-sigma-E factor, giving the protein MTILHHLDHTTLLRHASGDLDEPFAAIVAAHLAMCEDCRRGLRIAEDLGGSLLEDGETVSLADDALARIMRCIDEGDGAGEPIRAEQSAAPEGRARDVPVPLRRYIGPSLADIPWKTVAPGVRRHKIALTTPTRSAFYMLKIEPGKAVPEHGHGGAEITLILSGAYRDELGRFGPGDVADLDEHVEHQPKVDPGEPCICIVATEAPTRFKGLFSRLLQPLVGI; this is encoded by the coding sequence ATGACCATCCTGCATCATCTCGACCACACCACGCTGCTGCGCCACGCCAGCGGCGATCTCGACGAGCCTTTCGCGGCGATCGTCGCGGCCCATCTCGCCATGTGCGAAGACTGCCGCCGGGGTCTGCGCATTGCCGAGGACCTCGGCGGGAGCTTGCTGGAAGACGGCGAGACGGTTTCGCTTGCCGACGATGCATTGGCGCGGATCATGCGCTGTATCGATGAAGGGGACGGCGCGGGTGAGCCAATCCGGGCGGAGCAATCAGCCGCTCCTGAAGGCAGGGCGCGCGACGTGCCCGTGCCGCTGCGGCGCTACATCGGACCGTCGCTTGCGGACATCCCGTGGAAGACCGTCGCGCCAGGCGTTCGCCGTCACAAGATCGCCTTGACGACGCCGACGCGCTCCGCGTTCTACATGCTGAAGATCGAGCCAGGAAAGGCCGTGCCCGAGCATGGTCACGGCGGTGCGGAGATAACCCTGATCCTCTCGGGGGCCTATCGCGACGAGTTGGGCCGGTTTGGGCCGGGCGATGTCGCGGATCTCGATGAACACGTCGAGCATCAGCCGAAGGTGGACCCCGGCGAACCGTGCATCTGCATCGTCGCGACAGAAGCGCCGACACGATTCAAGGGGCTGTTCAGCCGGTTGCTGCAGCCGCTGGTCGGGATCTGA
- a CDS encoding CmpA/NrtA family ABC transporter substrate-binding protein, whose amino-acid sequence MERAIESAIVRSVFGHNELSRRSFAKMLGSTTLAAALASVFPMDKAKAAILDNLGTPEKSKLNVGFVPITCATPIIMAKPMGFYEKYGLDVDVIKTAGWAVARDKSLNKEYDAAHMLTPMPLAITMGAGSTAVPFLMPAVENINGQAIVLHVDHMDKNDDPKKWKGFKFGVPFEYSMHNFLLRYYVAEHGLDPDTDIQIRVVPPPEMVANLRAGNLDGYLSPDPFNQRAVWEKVGFIHKLTKDIWDGHPCCAFACSQEFAETLPNTYGALLKSLVDATQFAHKAENRKEISAAIAPANYLNQPVPVIEQVLTGRYADGLGNIKDVPDRIDFDPFPWHSMGVWILTQMKRWGYVEGEVDYKAVAEQVYLAGDCAKIMKDLGITPPEETYKSYTIMGKTFDPAEPEAYVESFAIKRT is encoded by the coding sequence ATGGAACGGGCTATCGAAAGCGCCATCGTGCGGTCCGTATTCGGCCACAACGAACTCTCCCGCCGGTCCTTCGCCAAGATGCTCGGCAGCACCACGCTGGCGGCCGCGCTGGCCTCCGTCTTCCCGATGGACAAGGCCAAGGCGGCGATCCTCGACAATCTGGGCACGCCGGAAAAGAGCAAGCTGAATGTCGGCTTCGTGCCGATCACCTGCGCCACGCCGATCATCATGGCCAAGCCCATGGGCTTCTATGAGAAATACGGCCTCGATGTGGACGTGATCAAGACCGCAGGCTGGGCGGTCGCGCGCGACAAGTCGCTGAACAAGGAATACGATGCGGCGCACATGCTCACGCCGATGCCGCTCGCCATCACCATGGGCGCCGGCTCGACCGCCGTGCCGTTCCTGATGCCGGCGGTCGAGAACATCAACGGCCAGGCGATCGTCCTGCACGTCGACCACATGGACAAGAACGACGATCCGAAGAAGTGGAAAGGCTTCAAGTTCGGTGTGCCGTTCGAGTACTCCATGCACAATTTCCTGCTGCGCTACTACGTGGCGGAGCATGGCCTGGATCCGGACACCGACATCCAGATCCGCGTCGTCCCGCCGCCGGAGATGGTCGCCAATCTGCGCGCCGGCAACCTGGACGGCTACCTGTCGCCCGATCCGTTCAACCAGCGCGCCGTTTGGGAGAAGGTCGGCTTCATCCACAAGCTCACCAAGGACATCTGGGACGGCCATCCGTGCTGCGCCTTCGCCTGCAGCCAGGAATTTGCCGAGACCCTGCCCAACACCTATGGCGCTCTGCTCAAGTCGCTGGTCGACGCCACGCAGTTCGCGCACAAGGCGGAAAACCGCAAGGAGATCTCCGCGGCCATCGCGCCGGCCAACTATCTCAACCAGCCGGTGCCCGTCATCGAGCAGGTGCTCACGGGCCGCTACGCCGACGGCCTGGGCAACATCAAGGATGTGCCCGACCGCATCGATTTCGATCCGTTCCCCTGGCACTCGATGGGCGTGTGGATCCTCACCCAGATGAAGCGCTGGGGCTATGTCGAGGGTGAGGTCGACTACAAGGCGGTGGCCGAACAGGTGTATCTTGCGGGCGACTGCGCGAAGATCATGAAGGATCTGGGCATCACGCCGCCGGAAGAGACCTACAAGAGCTACACGATCATGGGCAAGACCTTCGATCCGGCCGAGCCGGAAGCGTATGTCGAAAGCTTCGCGATCAAGCGGACCTGA
- a CDS encoding SDR family NAD(P)-dependent oxidoreductase, with translation MTHPRPPWKTVWITGASSGIGLELARLLDSRVDHVAASARSQDKLDALAAQAATVHSYPLDVTDATAVSACVAEIEERGDIDLAVLNAGAWALMSVDEFDLAAIRTGVEVNVMGVMNALDVLLPRMLSRGRGHIAIVASVAGYRGLPRSLAYGPTKAALINLAETLKTELAPRGITVSVVNPGFVDTPMTRDNPFPMPGLMSAKDAAERMLAGLERGSFEIAFPRGFAAQMKLLRLLPDALYFWLIRTFVLKS, from the coding sequence GTGACACACCCCCGCCCGCCCTGGAAGACCGTCTGGATCACGGGTGCGAGCTCCGGCATCGGTTTGGAGCTGGCTCGTCTGCTCGACAGTCGTGTCGATCACGTCGCCGCCTCGGCCCGGTCGCAGGACAAGCTGGATGCTCTCGCCGCGCAGGCGGCGACTGTTCACAGCTATCCCCTCGATGTGACGGATGCCACGGCCGTGTCCGCCTGTGTTGCGGAGATCGAGGAACGCGGCGACATCGATCTGGCGGTGCTGAACGCCGGCGCCTGGGCGCTGATGAGCGTCGACGAATTCGACCTTGCCGCCATACGCACCGGCGTGGAGGTCAACGTCATGGGCGTCATGAACGCGCTCGACGTGCTGCTGCCGCGCATGCTTTCGCGGGGGCGCGGCCACATCGCCATCGTTGCGTCGGTCGCCGGTTATCGCGGACTGCCGCGCTCGCTCGCCTATGGGCCGACCAAGGCGGCGCTGATCAATCTGGCGGAAACCCTGAAGACGGAACTGGCGCCGCGCGGCATCACCGTGTCGGTGGTGAACCCCGGGTTCGTCGACACGCCGATGACACGCGACAATCCGTTTCCCATGCCGGGTCTGATGAGCGCGAAAGACGCCGCCGAACGCATGCTGGCGGGGCTTGAGCGCGGATCATTCGAGATTGCCTTCCCGCGCGGGTTCGCCGCGCAGATGAAACTGCTGCGCCTGCTTCCCGACGCGCTCTATTTCTGGCTGATAAGAACGTTTGTCCTGAAAAGCTGA
- the ntrB gene encoding nitrate ABC transporter permease has product MTASLNVRALFLSLVLLVLGLGLWEVSTPAVKPAGEMTEYEKLMGGADQEARVPPPSAVIIRAVEELSHPFYDNGPNDKGIGIQIAYSLYRVLTGYFLAAAIAIPVGFLIGMSPLAYKALDPFIQILRPISPLAWMPLALFIIKDSNASAVFVIFICSIWPMLINTAFGVAGVRKDWVNVARTHELGALRTALTVILPAAAPTILTGMRISIGIAWLVIVAAEMLVGGTGIGYYVWNEWNNLDLTSVIFSILVIGVVGMLLDAIFARVQHAVQYQE; this is encoded by the coding sequence ATGACCGCCTCGCTCAACGTCAGGGCTCTGTTCCTGTCGCTCGTCCTGCTCGTGCTCGGGCTGGGCTTGTGGGAAGTGTCAACGCCGGCGGTCAAACCCGCCGGCGAGATGACCGAATACGAAAAGCTGATGGGCGGCGCGGACCAGGAAGCCCGCGTTCCGCCGCCCTCCGCCGTCATCATCCGCGCTGTCGAGGAACTGTCGCATCCGTTCTACGACAACGGCCCCAACGACAAGGGCATCGGGATCCAGATCGCCTATTCGTTGTATCGGGTTCTGACCGGCTATTTCCTGGCGGCCGCCATCGCCATACCGGTCGGCTTTCTGATCGGCATGTCGCCCTTGGCGTACAAGGCGCTGGATCCATTCATCCAGATCCTGCGGCCGATCTCGCCGCTGGCCTGGATGCCGCTGGCCTTGTTCATCATCAAGGACAGCAACGCCTCGGCGGTCTTCGTGATCTTCATCTGTTCGATCTGGCCGATGCTGATCAACACCGCGTTCGGCGTGGCCGGGGTCCGCAAGGACTGGGTCAACGTCGCGCGCACCCATGAACTCGGCGCCCTGCGCACGGCGCTCACCGTCATCCTGCCGGCCGCCGCCCCCACCATCCTCACGGGCATGCGGATTTCCATCGGCATTGCCTGGCTGGTGATCGTTGCCGCCGAGATGCTCGTGGGCGGTACGGGCATCGGCTACTACGTCTGGAACGAGTGGAACAACCTGGATCTCACCAGCGTCATTTTCTCGATCCTGGTCATCGGCGTGGTCGGCATGCTGCTGGATGCGATCTTCGCCCGCGTGCAGCACGCCGTGCAGTATCAGGAGTAG
- a CDS encoding cyclopropane-fatty-acyl-phospholipid synthase family protein, with product MLEDLTVDTAARRHVLRNPLDRILKWRIIRFLRWNPVGSIVLAFPSGETVRFGRPGDEAEPFLRFRNHLAFAKIIRGGTIGFAEAYMNGDIDCTDLTGLFRFFLRNRADFERNGRRLSRARIADRLSHLMRRNSRRGSRRNIAEHYDLGNAFYELWLDPTMLYSSGLFQQGVTSLEASQEAKLHRILDLLDLSGGESILEVGCGWGAFALEAAATHGARVTGLTLSHEQLAHARERARETNLDAACDFRLQDYRDVTGTFDRVVSIEMIEAVGEAYWPQYFRVLSDRLAPGGTAVIQAITISEQRFEHYRGSTDFIQRYIFPGGMLPTPGIIEEQAARAGLTLDLSERFGLSYAATLREWARRFEAAWPEIAKLGFDEPFRRRWRYYLAYCEAGFLERAVDVGFYRLRKSP from the coding sequence ATGCTTGAAGACCTGACCGTGGACACGGCCGCGCGCCGTCACGTGCTTCGCAACCCACTCGACCGCATTCTCAAATGGAGAATCATCCGGTTCCTGCGATGGAACCCTGTGGGATCGATTGTCCTCGCCTTCCCGTCCGGCGAGACGGTGCGGTTCGGCCGGCCGGGGGACGAGGCGGAGCCATTTCTGCGCTTCCGCAACCATCTCGCGTTTGCAAAAATCATCCGCGGCGGAACGATCGGCTTTGCGGAAGCCTACATGAACGGCGATATCGACTGCACGGATCTCACCGGACTGTTCCGCTTCTTCCTGCGCAACCGGGCTGATTTCGAGCGCAACGGCCGCCGGCTCTCAAGAGCGCGGATCGCCGATCGCCTGTCCCATCTGATGCGCCGCAATTCGCGCCGCGGCAGCCGCCGCAACATTGCCGAGCACTACGATCTCGGAAACGCCTTCTACGAGTTGTGGCTCGACCCGACGATGCTCTATTCGAGCGGGCTCTTCCAGCAGGGCGTCACCTCGCTGGAAGCATCCCAGGAAGCGAAACTGCACCGTATCCTGGATCTCCTCGACCTCTCCGGCGGTGAAAGCATCCTGGAAGTGGGATGCGGCTGGGGAGCGTTCGCTCTTGAGGCGGCCGCAACTCATGGTGCGCGCGTCACGGGCCTCACCCTGTCGCACGAACAGCTCGCTCATGCGCGGGAACGCGCGCGCGAGACAAATCTCGACGCGGCGTGCGACTTCCGGCTTCAGGACTATCGCGACGTCACCGGCACGTTCGACCGGGTCGTGTCGATCGAGATGATCGAGGCCGTCGGTGAGGCTTATTGGCCGCAGTACTTCCGCGTTCTCAGCGACCGGCTGGCGCCCGGCGGCACCGCCGTGATCCAGGCGATCACCATCAGTGAGCAGCGTTTCGAGCACTACCGCGGCTCGACGGATTTCATCCAGCGCTACATCTTTCCCGGCGGCATGCTGCCCACGCCCGGCATCATCGAGGAGCAGGCGGCGCGCGCCGGCCTGACGCTCGATCTGAGCGAGCGCTTCGGGCTTTCCTATGCCGCAACCCTGCGCGAATGGGCCCGGCGGTTCGAGGCCGCATGGCCCGAGATTGCGAAGCTGGGTTTTGACGAGCCCTTCCGCAGGCGCTGGCGCTACTATCTTGCCTATTGCGAGGCCGGATTCCTGGAAAGGGCTGTCGACGTTGGCTTCTACCGGCTGAGAAAATCGCCCTGA
- a CDS encoding ABC transporter ATP-binding protein has protein sequence MFEDVNFDIEKGEFVCIIGHSGCGKSTIMNVLAGLDTATGGAVTMDGTEVAGPSLDRGVVFQNYSLLPWLSALKNVTFGVAARHPTWSKAQVLEHSNKYLEMVGLTGGAEHRKPSQLSGGMRQRVSIARAFAIQPKLLLLDEPFGALDALTRGTIQDELTRVWSGSDQTVFMITHDVDEAILLADRILLMTNGPYARVAESVVVDIPRPRVRAEIIHHDGYYKIRNHLVEFLARRSQEMAGQIPGGGNGPTRPATIRPALSETVAPASQVRAV, from the coding sequence GTGTTCGAGGACGTCAACTTCGACATCGAGAAGGGCGAATTCGTCTGCATCATCGGCCATTCCGGCTGCGGCAAGTCGACCATCATGAACGTGCTCGCCGGTCTCGATACCGCCACCGGCGGCGCCGTGACCATGGACGGGACTGAGGTCGCCGGCCCAAGTCTTGATCGCGGCGTGGTGTTTCAGAACTACTCGCTGCTGCCCTGGCTGTCGGCGCTGAAGAACGTCACCTTCGGCGTCGCGGCGCGCCATCCGACGTGGTCAAAGGCGCAGGTGCTCGAGCACTCCAACAAGTATCTGGAGATGGTGGGGCTGACCGGCGGCGCCGAGCACCGCAAGCCCTCGCAGCTTTCCGGCGGCATGCGCCAGCGGGTCTCCATCGCCCGGGCCTTCGCCATCCAGCCCAAGCTGCTGCTGCTGGACGAGCCCTTCGGCGCGCTCGACGCCCTGACCCGCGGCACCATCCAGGACGAGCTGACCCGGGTGTGGTCGGGCTCGGATCAGACGGTGTTCATGATCACTCATGATGTCGACGAGGCCATCCTGCTCGCCGACCGCATCCTGCTGATGACCAACGGGCCCTACGCCCGTGTCGCGGAGAGCGTGGTGGTGGATATCCCGCGTCCCCGGGTGCGGGCCGAGATCATCCATCACGACGGCTACTACAAGATCCGAAACCATCTGGTCGAGTTCCTGGCCCGGCGGTCGCAGGAGATGGCGGGGCAGATTCCGGGCGGGGGCAACGGCCCGACACGGCCGGCGACCATTCGTCCCGCCTTGTCCGAAACCGTGGCGCCGGCCAGTCAGGTCCGGGCCGTGTGA
- a CDS encoding sigma-70 family RNA polymerase sigma factor, with product MPDLTMEDHRMLIARVASHHDRDAFQSLFLHFGPRVKSVMVKAGADPDLAEDLVQDVMMTVWRKAGLYAPERGAVSTWVYTIARNARVDRLRRASSQPYRDLEGLDLASEDADGEDEAFASQRAEHVAKVLDELPDEQRRIIEYAFIHDMAQSEIAAKLDLPLGTVKSRMRLAYMKLKGKLEVLK from the coding sequence GTGCCCGACTTGACGATGGAAGACCACCGAATGCTCATCGCCCGGGTTGCGTCTCATCACGACCGCGACGCATTCCAGTCCCTGTTTCTTCACTTCGGACCGCGCGTGAAATCCGTGATGGTGAAGGCCGGGGCGGATCCGGATCTCGCCGAGGATCTCGTCCAGGACGTGATGATGACGGTCTGGCGTAAGGCGGGCCTCTATGCGCCGGAACGCGGCGCGGTCAGCACCTGGGTCTACACGATCGCCCGAAACGCCCGAGTCGATCGGCTGCGCCGCGCGTCGTCGCAACCCTATCGGGATCTGGAAGGGCTGGACCTGGCCTCCGAGGATGCGGACGGCGAGGACGAGGCTTTTGCCAGTCAGCGCGCCGAACATGTCGCAAAGGTTCTGGATGAGCTGCCCGACGAGCAGCGCCGCATCATCGAATACGCCTTCATTCACGACATGGCGCAAAGCGAAATCGCCGCGAAACTCGACCTGCCGCTGGGAACCGTGAAGTCACGCATGCGCCTTGCCTATATGAAACTGAAGGGAAAGCTGGAGGTCCTGAAATGA
- a CDS encoding DUF1365 domain-containing protein, producing the protein MTAEALYSGTVVHTRLRPCVHTLRYSVFALLFDCDRIDALGGRLRLFSYNRFNLFSLYDRDHGDGTPLRAYLHGLAAQSGHGGDVRRFAMLCYPRILGYAFNPLTVYFGLDAEGDPRLVVYEVNNTFGERKTYVIPVAAGEKSLIFQRCRKELHVSPFNPPVGSYSFRVTPPAETITVGVALRDTSGPVLKTHFRAHRDALSDRSLLRALARTGWMTIKVMIGIHYEAARLWFKGLRLVPRPPAPETPVTFAKTPREGS; encoded by the coding sequence ATGACGGCCGAAGCCCTCTACAGCGGAACCGTGGTGCACACGCGGCTGCGTCCCTGTGTCCACACGCTGCGCTACAGCGTCTTCGCCCTGCTGTTTGACTGCGACCGCATCGATGCGCTGGGCGGGCGGCTCCGTCTGTTTTCCTACAACCGGTTCAACCTGTTCTCGCTGTATGATCGCGACCACGGCGACGGAACGCCGCTCCGCGCCTACCTGCACGGTCTCGCCGCGCAATCCGGGCACGGAGGGGACGTTCGCCGCTTTGCGATGCTCTGCTACCCGCGCATCCTCGGGTATGCCTTCAATCCGCTGACGGTCTATTTCGGCCTCGACGCGGAGGGTGATCCGCGCCTCGTCGTCTACGAGGTCAACAACACCTTCGGCGAGCGAAAGACCTATGTGATCCCGGTCGCCGCCGGCGAGAAAAGTCTGATCTTCCAGAGGTGCCGGAAGGAACTCCACGTTTCGCCCTTCAACCCGCCCGTGGGCAGCTACAGTTTCCGCGTCACGCCGCCCGCCGAGACGATCACCGTTGGCGTCGCGCTGAGAGATACATCCGGCCCGGTGCTCAAGACCCATTTCCGCGCGCACCGAGACGCCTTGAGCGACCGCAGCCTGCTGCGCGCCCTGGCTCGCACAGGCTGGATGACCATCAAGGTCATGATCGGAATCCACTACGAGGCAGCCCGGCTCTGGTTCAAGGGGCTGCGCCTCGTCCCCCGCCCGCCGGCTCCCGAGACACCCGTAACCTTCGCCAAGACTCCAAGGGAAGGCTCCTGA